In the genome of Halapricum salinum, one region contains:
- a CDS encoding lamin tail domain-containing protein — protein MADRTVWSRLEPRPRRDEMPDALRAPIRDPLWMLSRQWQVSEFQGEDAGSPVRVDVDIAEDRLTRVDLEGGGRGGEDGPAGPFDYDGGPLEAIVEREPVMTDDDVLTEPADQPGEGPTLRRRAEAGQQFRRTLAEAGYGEFAPADFDDDLVLDVPDQPLESSDRRYVELVGGRTLDGAKVARAIRSAVGNIDAVVAGEASSWSGVSAGALPVPTGESRTGAFDECVEEFYAWYVDLYDEPTVETGSAWDPTRLEYRFSVTTGAGNTETVFEAPEYKGGHLDWYAFSTPEDAESLGTPDEGGTPAEGALTEDGQLDVPDLTGLDTSQEVGIGDLANMPLNLSTINRSKTLLPTQISFPGMPANRWWELEDGTVDISQATDEGSSLARMLLVEFAAQYGNDWFRIDLDTPVGTLTRLTDLTITDSFGLTETAEPARDDDWNLYMHDLPDHDEPGLFVPPTLADSRTSEPVEKVVFARDETANLAFALERIVESPTGQALDRTEFQVPRLEIDRVSAAEEPDEEYVELANSGEDELVIDGHELHTESDGSLSEVHSFGQRTLDAGETIRVYTGVAPDADDVSAGKGASAWTDAEAVVVQDGDGSTVAKRLLARPSDALADYRLSTDVPDYWFPFTPEQGWNFKLERALLLDASTLGLDIDEIPRPLGEILRPEDELLPPGEDTYLIHDEEITRSGREVTRHYQHARWTDGASHLWSSRQSRVGDTQLSSGLRFDVLDERE, from the coding sequence ATGGCTGACCGGACCGTCTGGTCGCGACTCGAACCCCGGCCCCGACGAGACGAGATGCCCGACGCGCTTCGCGCGCCGATCCGCGACCCGCTGTGGATGCTCTCCCGGCAGTGGCAGGTCAGCGAGTTCCAGGGCGAGGACGCCGGCTCACCAGTGCGCGTCGACGTCGATATCGCCGAGGATCGACTGACGCGCGTCGATCTCGAGGGCGGCGGTCGCGGCGGCGAGGACGGACCAGCAGGCCCGTTCGACTACGACGGCGGCCCCCTGGAGGCGATCGTCGAACGCGAGCCGGTCATGACCGACGACGATGTCCTGACCGAGCCAGCCGACCAGCCGGGCGAGGGCCCGACGCTGCGCCGCCGCGCGGAAGCCGGCCAGCAGTTCCGGCGGACGCTGGCCGAGGCCGGCTACGGCGAGTTCGCACCCGCCGACTTCGACGACGACCTCGTTCTCGACGTGCCTGACCAGCCACTGGAGTCGAGTGACCGCAGATACGTCGAACTCGTCGGCGGCCGGACACTGGACGGCGCGAAGGTCGCGCGGGCGATCCGCTCGGCGGTCGGCAACATCGACGCCGTCGTCGCGGGCGAGGCGAGTTCGTGGTCCGGCGTCAGCGCCGGGGCGCTGCCCGTGCCGACCGGAGAGTCCCGGACCGGGGCGTTCGACGAGTGCGTCGAGGAGTTCTACGCGTGGTACGTCGACCTCTACGACGAGCCCACAGTCGAAACGGGGTCGGCGTGGGATCCGACCCGGCTCGAATATCGATTCTCGGTGACGACGGGCGCCGGAAACACCGAGACGGTGTTCGAAGCGCCGGAGTACAAGGGCGGCCACCTCGACTGGTACGCCTTCTCGACGCCCGAAGACGCCGAGAGTCTCGGGACGCCCGACGAGGGCGGGACGCCGGCCGAAGGCGCGCTCACCGAGGACGGCCAGCTCGACGTGCCGGATCTGACGGGCCTCGACACGTCTCAGGAGGTCGGGATCGGCGACCTCGCGAACATGCCGCTGAACCTCTCGACGATCAATCGGTCGAAGACGCTGCTGCCGACGCAAATCTCGTTCCCGGGGATGCCCGCCAATCGCTGGTGGGAACTGGAAGACGGCACCGTCGACATCTCTCAGGCGACTGACGAGGGCTCGAGTCTGGCCCGGATGCTCCTGGTCGAGTTCGCGGCCCAGTACGGCAACGACTGGTTCCGGATCGACCTCGATACGCCGGTCGGGACGCTCACGCGGCTGACCGATCTGACGATCACCGATTCGTTCGGCCTGACCGAGACGGCCGAGCCGGCGCGAGACGACGACTGGAACCTCTACATGCACGATCTTCCGGACCACGACGAGCCGGGACTGTTCGTGCCGCCGACGCTCGCGGATTCACGGACGAGCGAGCCGGTCGAGAAGGTCGTCTTCGCCCGCGACGAGACGGCGAACCTCGCGTTCGCGCTCGAACGGATCGTCGAGAGCCCGACCGGACAGGCCCTCGATCGGACGGAGTTCCAGGTTCCACGCCTGGAGATCGACCGTGTGTCCGCTGCCGAGGAACCGGACGAGGAGTACGTCGAACTCGCTAATTCGGGTGAAGACGAGCTCGTGATCGACGGCCACGAACTCCACACCGAGAGCGACGGCTCGCTGAGCGAGGTCCACAGCTTCGGCCAGCGGACGCTCGACGCTGGTGAGACGATCCGTGTATACACTGGCGTCGCGCCCGACGCAGACGACGTGAGTGCCGGGAAGGGAGCCTCGGCCTGGACCGACGCCGAGGCCGTCGTCGTCCAGGACGGCGACGGCAGTACCGTCGCCAAGCGACTGCTCGCCCGGCCCAGCGACGCGCTGGCGGACTACCGGCTGTCGACGGACGTGCCGGACTACTGGTTCCCGTTCACCCCTGAGCAGGGCTGGAACTTCAAACTCGAACGCGCACTCCTGCTCGACGCTTCGACGCTCGGGCTGGACATCGATGAGATCCCGCGCCCCCTCGGGGAGATCCTGCGGCCCGAGGACGAACTCCTGCCGCCCGGGGAGGACACCTACCTGATCCACGACGAGGAGATCACCCGCAGCGGTCGCGAGGTCACCCGGCACTATCAGCACGCCCGCTGGACCGACGGCGCGAGCCACCTCTGGAGTTCACGACAGAGCCGCGTCGGCGACACCCAGCTATCGAGCGGCCTGCGCTTCGACGTGCTGGACGAGCGGGAGTGA